In one window of Kosmotoga pacifica DNA:
- a CDS encoding putative signal transducing protein, which yields MKKLKETIPLYEAELIKGILENEGIVVELRSSQVVYTDSVVFGEGSLTDVWVPEEMLKRAEKILEEYKGKEL from the coding sequence ATGAAAAAGTTAAAGGAAACCATTCCGCTTTACGAAGCAGAATTGATAAAGGGTATTCTTGAAAATGAAGGCATTGTGGTTGAACTACGCTCTTCACAGGTTGTTTACACTGATAGTGTTGTCTTCGGTGAGGGTTCCCTCACAGATGTGTGGGTACCCGAAGAAATGCTGAAAAGAGCTGAAAAAATTCTTGAAGAATATAAAGGAAAGGAGCTGTAG
- the gcvT gene encoding glycine cleavage system aminomethyltransferase GcvT, translating into MEALKRTPLYQEHLRLGGKMVEFGGWEMPVQYESIIEEHKVVRNVAGIFDVSHMGEISITGKDTIPFADYLVTNSVATLKNGEICYTPMCNERGGVVDDLLVYRISNKKVMLVVNASNIEKDFNWVLERAKDHDFDVSIENISNNVAQLAFQGPRAEEILRGISQVKLEDIPFYHFVYGKVNGIDCLISRTGYTGEDGFELYIDPEAAVPLWRKILEVGKPLGVKPAGLGARDLLRFEACYMLYGNELSDEISPLEAGLKWAVKLDKEFYGHKALTAQLEKGLEKRLRGIELIDKGIARHGYELYADDKKIGWVSSGMMSPSTGKRLALAYVEKGYWKIGTEVFVKIRDKFVKAKIVKTPFYRGSVKSKA; encoded by the coding sequence ATGGAAGCTCTTAAGAGAACACCGCTCTATCAGGAACATCTGCGACTTGGTGGAAAGATGGTGGAGTTTGGTGGTTGGGAAATGCCCGTACAATACGAGTCCATAATCGAGGAACACAAGGTTGTAAGAAATGTTGCCGGAATCTTTGATGTCTCCCATATGGGAGAGATCTCAATAACCGGGAAAGATACTATCCCTTTCGCAGACTATCTGGTAACCAATTCCGTCGCCACTTTGAAGAATGGCGAAATATGTTACACCCCCATGTGCAATGAGCGTGGCGGCGTTGTTGATGATCTACTGGTTTACAGAATAAGCAACAAGAAAGTGATGCTCGTGGTCAACGCTTCAAATATCGAAAAGGACTTCAACTGGGTCCTTGAAAGGGCAAAGGACCATGACTTCGATGTTTCAATCGAAAACATCTCCAACAATGTTGCGCAACTCGCTTTCCAGGGACCCAGGGCCGAAGAGATCCTGAGGGGTATTTCACAGGTGAAGCTCGAAGATATCCCCTTTTATCACTTCGTTTACGGGAAAGTCAACGGAATTGACTGCTTGATTTCCAGAACCGGATATACGGGAGAGGACGGATTTGAGCTCTACATCGATCCTGAAGCCGCTGTTCCCCTGTGGCGAAAGATACTCGAAGTCGGGAAACCTCTCGGAGTAAAACCTGCAGGTCTTGGAGCTAGAGACCTGCTAAGATTCGAAGCCTGTTATATGCTCTATGGCAATGAACTAAGTGACGAAATCTCCCCGCTTGAAGCCGGTCTCAAATGGGCGGTAAAATTGGACAAAGAATTTTATGGTCACAAAGCACTGACTGCACAGCTTGAAAAAGGTCTTGAAAAGAGACTCAGGGGTATAGAACTGATTGACAAAGGCATAGCCAGACATGGATATGAGCTCTATGCCGACGACAAAAAAATTGGCTGGGTGAGCAGTGGAATGATGTCCCCCTCTACAGGGAAAAGGCTCGCTCTGGCCTATGTGGAAAAGGGGTACTGGAAAATTGGAACGGAAGTGTTCGTTAAGATAAGGGATAAATTCGTGAAAGCTAAGATTGTAAAGACACCATTTTATAGAGGTTCAGTGAAGTCGAAAGCTTGA
- the gcvH gene encoding glycine cleavage system protein GcvH: MKKYAKTHEWVLVEGNVATVGVSNYAQEHLGDIVYVELPEAGKEIKKGETVCTIESVKAASDVYAPLSGKIIEINEELDAAPETINSDAEGSGWIFKIELSDPAELDGLLDEEEYKKFCEEEEA, from the coding sequence ATGAAGAAGTACGCGAAAACTCACGAATGGGTTCTTGTTGAAGGGAATGTAGCGACTGTTGGAGTATCGAATTACGCGCAGGAGCATCTCGGTGATATCGTTTATGTGGAGCTTCCTGAAGCTGGCAAAGAAATCAAGAAAGGAGAAACAGTCTGTACTATTGAATCCGTAAAGGCCGCCAGTGACGTTTACGCTCCCCTCTCTGGAAAAATCATAGAGATCAATGAAGAGCTGGATGCCGCTCCGGAAACGATAAACAGTGATGCTGAGGGTAGTGGCTGGATCTTCAAAATCGAACTCAGTGATCCCGCCGAGCTTGATGGGTTGTTGGATGAGGAGGAGTATAAGAAGTTCTGTGAAGAAGAGGAGGCCTGA
- the gcvPA gene encoding aminomethyl-transferring glycine dehydrogenase subunit GcvPA gives MSRFPYIPHTESEINKMLEFIGVKNIGELFNDVPHVFDFELKLPDSTDEFSVMRELKTLAHENLNLNEVAVFRGAGIYYHYIPSVINALASRGEFLTAYTPYQPEVSQGTLQALFEFQTMISELTGLEVANSSMYDGATAVAEAALMAVRVNGRNKILIARSLHPEYRVVTKTYCHSQNIIVEEIEYSKDKGQVEPEHLKNRLDDDVSAVIIGYPNYFGIVEDLQKIKALLDEKTLLVVVANPIALSIFEAPGILGADIVVGEGQPLGNHPSLGGPGLGFFATREKYVRKMPGRIIGEAKDVDGKTGYVMVLQTREQHIRRKKATSNICSNHAHNAVIAAIYMSLMGKEGLKEVALRSYDKAHYLFSQLSNMEGVKPLFSGPFFHEFVVSVEGLTVGELNNELLKHKILGPMELEKDFPELGNSALFCTTEAVRNEDIEFLLGRLEEII, from the coding sequence ATGAGCCGCTTTCCGTATATTCCCCACACGGAATCTGAAATAAATAAAATGCTTGAATTCATTGGTGTGAAGAATATCGGGGAACTCTTCAATGATGTTCCCCATGTTTTCGATTTTGAATTGAAACTCCCTGACAGCACTGATGAATTCAGCGTGATGCGTGAACTGAAGACTCTCGCACATGAAAATCTCAATCTCAATGAAGTAGCAGTCTTCCGTGGTGCCGGTATATATTACCACTATATCCCTTCTGTGATAAATGCGCTGGCTTCACGTGGTGAGTTTCTGACCGCCTACACTCCATATCAGCCAGAAGTATCACAGGGTACACTTCAGGCGCTCTTTGAATTCCAGACGATGATCTCGGAACTCACAGGTCTTGAGGTAGCAAATTCATCCATGTACGATGGTGCAACTGCCGTCGCCGAAGCCGCTTTAATGGCTGTTCGTGTTAATGGAAGGAACAAGATACTGATCGCAAGGTCTCTCCATCCAGAATATAGGGTAGTCACAAAGACTTATTGTCACTCCCAGAACATCATAGTGGAAGAGATTGAATATTCAAAAGATAAGGGACAGGTTGAACCTGAACACTTGAAAAACCGCCTTGATGATGATGTCTCAGCGGTCATCATAGGATATCCAAATTATTTCGGCATCGTAGAAGATCTGCAGAAAATAAAGGCCCTTTTGGACGAAAAAACTCTCCTCGTTGTGGTAGCAAACCCCATTGCTTTATCTATCTTTGAAGCGCCGGGGATTCTCGGAGCCGATATTGTCGTGGGGGAGGGCCAACCCCTCGGGAATCATCCTAGTCTTGGAGGCCCCGGACTTGGCTTTTTTGCAACAAGGGAGAAATACGTTCGAAAAATGCCCGGAAGGATTATCGGAGAAGCAAAAGACGTGGACGGTAAAACGGGATATGTAATGGTCCTTCAAACGAGAGAACAACATATCAGGAGGAAAAAGGCAACTTCAAATATCTGTTCCAACCACGCTCATAACGCTGTTATCGCTGCAATTTACATGAGCTTGATGGGGAAAGAAGGGCTGAAGGAAGTAGCGTTGAGATCTTACGATAAGGCCCACTACTTATTCAGTCAACTTTCCAATATGGAGGGGGTTAAACCGCTATTTTCAGGCCCTTTCTTCCATGAGTTTGTCGTGAGTGTGGAAGGCCTCACGGTCGGGGAACTCAATAATGAACTGCTAAAGCATAAAATCCTCGGTCCCATGGAGCTTGAAAAGGACTTTCCTGAGCTTGGAAATTCCGCCCTGTTTTGTACCACTGAGGCCGTTCGTAACGAGGACATAGAATTTCTTCTCGGACGTCTGGAGGAGATAATATGA
- the gcvPB gene encoding aminomethyl-transferring glycine dehydrogenase subunit GcvPB, giving the protein MTIFEKSVKGRKGYSLPKEELHSEASFSGIPGHLLRKDPPELPECSEVDVVRHYTELSRKNYSVDNGFYPLGSCTMKYNPRLNEEIASLEGFSYLHPYQPVETIQGVLEVMYDLQNMLAEITGMDAFTLQPAAGAHGELTGMLIVKKYFELRGETQRKKVIVPDSAHGTNPASATMAGFEVVEIASNESGLVDLDNLRAALDDTIAAIMLTNPNTLGLFEKDILEISEMAHKNGTLLYYDGANLNAIMGHVRPGDMGFDIIHLNLHKTFSTPHGMGGPGSGPVGVKKHLEGLLPVPVVRLNNDGYYLDYDLPNTIGKVRSFYGNFRVILKAYAYIKMLGKDGLKLASEMAVLNANYLRVKLSKLIPPSYPGTCKHEFVLDGSKLLKEYGIKTLDLAKRLLDYGLHPPTVYFPLIVHEALMIEPTETESKDNLDKFAETIEKIVEEARKDPEILKNAPYTTPVRRLDETTASRKPILRWRREK; this is encoded by the coding sequence ATGACGATATTCGAAAAATCCGTTAAAGGAAGAAAGGGGTATTCGCTTCCTAAAGAAGAACTTCATAGTGAAGCATCTTTTTCAGGGATTCCCGGGCATCTCTTGCGAAAAGATCCCCCCGAACTTCCGGAATGCAGCGAGGTAGATGTGGTGCGTCATTACACGGAGCTGTCCAGAAAAAATTACTCCGTCGACAATGGTTTCTATCCCCTGGGTTCTTGTACTATGAAATATAACCCAAGACTCAACGAAGAAATAGCGTCTTTAGAAGGTTTTTCATACCTCCATCCTTATCAACCAGTTGAAACAATTCAGGGCGTATTGGAGGTTATGTACGATCTCCAGAACATGCTGGCTGAAATAACCGGTATGGACGCCTTTACCCTTCAACCTGCAGCAGGAGCTCATGGCGAACTTACGGGTATGTTGATAGTGAAGAAATATTTTGAACTGAGGGGAGAAACCCAGAGGAAGAAGGTCATCGTTCCCGATTCCGCCCACGGCACAAATCCAGCATCAGCGACGATGGCTGGTTTTGAAGTGGTAGAAATTGCCTCCAACGAATCCGGGCTTGTGGATCTGGACAATCTCAGAGCGGCGCTCGATGACACAATAGCAGCTATAATGCTCACCAATCCCAATACTCTAGGGCTCTTTGAAAAGGACATTCTCGAGATCTCTGAAATGGCGCATAAGAACGGAACATTACTGTATTATGACGGTGCCAACCTCAACGCGATTATGGGGCACGTCAGACCGGGCGACATGGGGTTCGATATCATTCATCTGAACCTTCACAAAACTTTCTCGACACCGCACGGGATGGGTGGTCCAGGAAGCGGTCCGGTAGGCGTTAAAAAACATCTTGAAGGTTTGCTACCTGTACCGGTAGTGAGATTAAATAACGATGGTTATTATCTGGACTATGACCTTCCGAACACTATTGGAAAAGTGAGAAGCTTTTACGGTAATTTCAGGGTTATACTGAAGGCGTACGCATATATAAAGATGCTCGGAAAAGACGGGCTCAAACTGGCCAGCGAAATGGCTGTGTTAAATGCAAACTATTTGAGGGTGAAGCTCTCCAAGCTCATTCCCCCTTCATATCCTGGCACTTGCAAACATGAATTCGTGCTCGATGGGAGCAAACTCCTCAAAGAATATGGTATTAAAACGCTGGATCTTGCAAAACGCCTTCTCGATTATGGATTGCATCCACCAACAGTTTACTTCCCACTGATAGTGCACGAAGCTCTCATGATCGAACCAACAGAAACGGAGAGCAAAGATAACCTTGACAAGTTCGCTGAAACCATAGAGAAAATCGTAGAGGAAGCCAGGAAAGATCCAGAAATATTGAAAAACGCTCCATATACCACACCCGTGAGAAGACTGGATGAGACCACGGCTTCCCGAAAACCAATCTTGAGATGGAGAAGGGAAAAATAA
- a CDS encoding S4 domain-containing protein, giving the protein MKKLRLDKFLKLNRIIKRRTLAKDAIEKGFVLKNGRPAKPASEINPGDEIQIDFANRVLVIRVMENMEIEVVREEKRF; this is encoded by the coding sequence GTGAAAAAATTGAGGCTCGATAAATTTCTAAAATTAAATAGGATAATTAAGCGTAGGACCCTGGCCAAGGATGCCATAGAGAAGGGATTTGTTCTGAAAAATGGACGTCCAGCAAAACCTGCAAGTGAAATAAACCCCGGGGATGAAATACAGATAGATTTTGCTAACAGAGTCCTGGTAATAAGAGTGATGGAGAATATGGAAATAGAAGTTGTCAGGGAAGAGAAACGCTTTTAA
- a CDS encoding biotin--[acetyl-CoA-carboxylase] ligase, producing the protein MVIGEEIFSFTELPSTNRYAIENLQKLPSGSVVWALEQSAGYGRFNREWHSSRGGLWFSIVFKPRLLKDTGYYTKLISVGVAELLQELGCDAAIKWPNDVYVNGRKIAGILTEAVTEGEKLIGVVTGIGINVHNEIPPELSEIAISLKEATTRNYEVGFVLKKLLNKLESLRRKYLQVRMKKYFIRRWKKYLIHKAGDEITVSLPDGKKVTGVIEKINSEHLLLKTGEKTIKITAGEIR; encoded by the coding sequence GTGGTCATAGGCGAAGAGATTTTTTCTTTCACTGAATTGCCTTCTACGAATAGATATGCCATTGAAAACCTTCAGAAGCTACCATCGGGAAGTGTTGTGTGGGCATTGGAGCAATCTGCCGGTTACGGAAGGTTTAACCGAGAATGGCATTCTAGCAGAGGGGGCCTTTGGTTCAGCATCGTATTTAAACCGCGACTGCTTAAGGATACCGGGTACTACACAAAGTTAATCAGCGTTGGAGTCGCTGAACTACTTCAGGAACTGGGATGTGATGCAGCGATTAAATGGCCAAATGATGTTTATGTAAATGGAAGGAAGATCGCTGGAATCCTCACTGAAGCTGTAACAGAAGGGGAGAAGTTAATAGGTGTTGTTACCGGCATTGGAATCAACGTCCACAATGAAATCCCGCCGGAGCTCTCGGAAATAGCTATCTCCCTCAAGGAAGCGACTACCAGGAACTATGAAGTTGGCTTTGTTTTAAAAAAACTTCTGAACAAGCTCGAAAGTCTGCGCAGGAAATATCTTCAGGTGAGGATGAAAAAGTATTTCATCAGGAGATGGAAAAAATATCTGATACATAAAGCAGGCGATGAAATAACGGTGAGTTTACCCGATGGCAAAAAAGTTACGGGTGTTATCGAGAAGATAAATTCTGAACATTTACTGCTGAAAACCGGTGAAAAGACCATTAAAATAACAGCGGGTGAAATTCGTTGA
- a CDS encoding mechanosensitive ion channel family protein — protein MSGWLIIVIKLTVSLVIFLTAYYSSKFVFKIIQKVYSRKNAELKAPNTIRLVLNVVFFLLAAMIILSVVFEDLVPIITGIGISGIIVGIALQKPLENVFSGIFLLVGRAIVEGDVVKIGDFSGTIEEVNLNHTVLRTFDGKKVLIPNMKVWSSQIVHFWPGKVRRMEMIVGLPYEVDVAVALEILKKVIDEEELVFRGNSVSNFVVFNGFNSSSIDFKLYFWFERRNYFDVQNAIASRIYKELKSRGISIPFPQLDIHVKELSGTGSD, from the coding sequence ATGAGCGGTTGGCTTATAATTGTTATAAAACTCACAGTAAGTCTGGTCATTTTCTTAACAGCTTACTACAGCTCCAAATTCGTTTTCAAGATAATTCAGAAAGTTTATTCCAGAAAGAATGCAGAACTCAAAGCCCCCAACACCATAAGACTCGTTTTGAATGTTGTCTTTTTCCTTTTAGCGGCTATGATTATCCTCAGTGTTGTTTTTGAAGACCTCGTTCCCATAATCACAGGCATAGGAATTAGTGGGATCATTGTTGGCATCGCACTTCAGAAACCTCTTGAGAATGTTTTCTCAGGGATATTTCTACTTGTTGGAAGGGCTATTGTTGAAGGAGACGTGGTCAAAATCGGTGATTTCAGTGGTACCATCGAGGAAGTAAATCTAAACCACACTGTTCTCAGGACTTTCGACGGAAAGAAGGTACTAATCCCCAACATGAAAGTTTGGAGTAGTCAAATAGTCCATTTCTGGCCTGGTAAGGTTCGAAGAATGGAAATGATTGTCGGACTTCCATATGAAGTGGATGTTGCCGTAGCGCTGGAAATTCTGAAAAAAGTTATAGACGAAGAGGAACTGGTTTTCAGGGGTAATTCTGTCTCGAACTTCGTTGTTTTTAATGGCTTCAATTCATCGAGCATAGATTTTAAGCTTTATTTCTGGTTTGAAAGACGGAATTACTTCGATGTGCAGAACGCCATCGCCAGTAGAATCTACAAGGAACTGAAATCCAGAGGTATTTCCATACCATTCCCACAGCTCGATATCCATGTCAAAGAACTTTCTGGCACGGGAAGTGATTGA
- the panB gene encoding 3-methyl-2-oxobutanoate hydroxymethyltransferase, protein MNIKKILSAKGKKKLSMVTVYSYFQAKMAEEAGIDLLLVGDSYANVMLGLKNTLPASTELLLPVVEAVRRGAQNSFIIADMPFMSYQVSESEAIRNAGLFIKAGANAIKLEGGAEIAPLVKRLTDYGIPVMGHVGLTPQYVNSIGGYFVQGRDEKSVKRLVESVNALEDAGVFAIVLELVVEEVAKVLTEEVKIPTIGIGSGKFCDGQVLVWHDLLGINTEFKPRFVKRYANLREEIVKALMEYAQEVKDGSFPSVENAFREENE, encoded by the coding sequence TTGAACATTAAGAAGATATTGAGTGCAAAGGGAAAGAAAAAATTGTCCATGGTTACGGTATATAGTTATTTTCAGGCAAAAATGGCTGAAGAGGCGGGCATAGATCTTCTCCTCGTTGGTGACTCCTATGCTAATGTCATGCTTGGTCTCAAAAACACTTTGCCCGCTTCAACAGAACTTCTTTTGCCCGTGGTTGAAGCAGTGAGAAGAGGGGCGCAAAATTCCTTTATAATCGCCGATATGCCCTTTATGTCCTATCAGGTTTCTGAAAGCGAGGCTATAAGAAACGCAGGCCTCTTTATAAAAGCTGGTGCCAATGCTATAAAGTTGGAAGGTGGCGCGGAAATTGCTCCTCTCGTTAAAAGATTGACAGACTATGGCATCCCGGTGATGGGGCATGTGGGGCTCACACCGCAGTATGTGAATAGTATAGGAGGATATTTTGTTCAGGGTCGCGATGAGAAGAGTGTTAAGAGACTGGTTGAAAGCGTTAACGCTCTTGAAGACGCTGGCGTGTTCGCCATTGTGCTGGAACTGGTGGTAGAAGAGGTAGCAAAGGTACTGACAGAGGAAGTGAAGATCCCTACCATCGGAATAGGTTCGGGTAAGTTTTGCGATGGACAGGTACTGGTCTGGCATGATTTGCTTGGCATCAATACTGAGTTCAAACCTCGATTTGTGAAAAGGTATGCGAACCTGAGAGAAGAGATCGTGAAGGCCTTGATGGAATATGCCCAGGAAGTCAAGGATGGTTCTTTCCCTTCAGTAGAGAATGCTTTCAGGGAGGAAAACGAATGA
- a CDS encoding Rossmann-like and DUF2520 domain-containing protein gives MKISVVGIGKAGTLIAKFFHSRGYTVSHLINRTPERAFKLAREIPGCKAGDFSLFSELEGVVFIATIDSVIREVFQKLWKVNKKVEYFIHLSGSVSSDVFKEAAEAGKGVASFHPNLSISSFSLSPNVLNKVIFGIEGNQKGISFLTSLTEKEGLRYVNIATEGKLIYHAAAVFASNFSQFIIKVASDLYVEKLRFDETVVRELLKMYLNGLLVKLNAGTLNEFSGPAARNDTETIEREKKALVEISPHLSRLYEELTEMIWCLRGDEFEH, from the coding sequence ATGAAAATATCTGTTGTCGGAATTGGAAAAGCTGGAACTCTTATAGCGAAGTTTTTTCACAGTAGAGGTTATACAGTCTCACATCTAATTAATAGAACACCAGAGCGGGCATTCAAGCTTGCAAGAGAGATTCCAGGTTGCAAAGCCGGAGACTTTAGTTTGTTTTCGGAGCTCGAGGGAGTGGTATTCATAGCTACCATAGACTCCGTTATCAGAGAGGTTTTTCAAAAGCTCTGGAAAGTGAATAAGAAAGTGGAGTATTTTATTCATCTGAGTGGTTCGGTTAGTTCTGATGTTTTCAAAGAAGCTGCTGAAGCTGGAAAGGGTGTTGCGAGTTTTCATCCTAACCTATCAATATCTAGTTTCTCTCTCTCTCCCAATGTCCTCAACAAAGTCATTTTCGGAATAGAAGGGAACCAGAAGGGTATTTCTTTTTTGACTTCCCTGACTGAAAAAGAGGGATTGAGATATGTTAATATTGCAACGGAAGGAAAGCTTATTTATCATGCAGCAGCGGTCTTCGCGTCAAACTTTTCGCAGTTCATTATAAAGGTTGCCAGTGACCTGTACGTGGAAAAGCTGAGATTTGATGAAACAGTCGTTCGCGAACTCCTTAAAATGTATCTGAATGGATTGTTAGTAAAGTTAAACGCCGGTACTCTCAATGAATTCAGCGGACCAGCAGCCAGAAATGATACAGAAACGATCGAGAGGGAAAAAAAGGCTCTTGTTGAAATTTCACCTCATCTCAGTAGATTGTACGAAGAGCTCACTGAAATGATCTGGTGTTTGAGGGGTGATGAATTTGAACATTAA
- a CDS encoding TIGR00269 family protein, producing MKCKKCSKEAIIHLKQHNIALCPEHYEEFFYSRVKKAIGKYKMLEQGSKILVAVSGGKDSLVLWEVLNNLGYKADGLYIDLGIGKYSETSKSKVVAFAIKRGFEYFVFDVRDYLNGLSTPEAARVMRRKTCSVCGLVKRYIMNRFSHEAGYDVIATGHNLDDEAATLFGNLTHWQLGYLEKQYPVLPKTHPKLTPKVKPLVLLTEREVATFALMKGIDYIMEECPASRGASSMLYKELLNTLEIKQPGTKHRFLTEYFKVRNVFSGFEKEIELKECKNCGYPTTQELCSFCKLREGIIRKRNEKER from the coding sequence TTGAAGTGCAAAAAATGCTCTAAAGAAGCGATAATACACCTTAAACAACATAACATAGCGCTTTGCCCCGAACACTATGAAGAGTTCTTTTACTCCAGAGTAAAAAAGGCCATTGGAAAATATAAAATGCTTGAGCAGGGTTCGAAAATACTTGTTGCCGTTTCAGGCGGCAAAGATAGCTTAGTCTTGTGGGAAGTGCTGAATAATCTGGGCTATAAAGCCGATGGTCTTTACATAGACCTCGGGATTGGAAAATACTCTGAAACTTCAAAATCTAAAGTGGTGGCTTTCGCAATCAAGAGAGGTTTTGAGTACTTTGTTTTCGATGTCAGAGACTACCTCAATGGTCTTTCGACTCCCGAAGCCGCCAGAGTGATGCGCAGAAAGACCTGTTCAGTCTGCGGCCTTGTCAAGAGGTACATCATGAACCGTTTCTCTCACGAAGCTGGTTATGACGTGATAGCTACAGGTCATAATCTGGACGATGAAGCGGCAACTCTATTTGGTAATTTAACCCATTGGCAGCTCGGGTATCTGGAAAAACAATATCCCGTGTTACCAAAAACACATCCGAAACTGACACCGAAAGTGAAACCTCTCGTTTTACTAACTGAAAGGGAAGTGGCGACATTTGCACTCATGAAAGGCATAGACTATATCATGGAGGAATGCCCGGCTTCTCGTGGTGCTTCTTCGATGCTCTACAAAGAATTATTGAACACTCTTGAAATTAAGCAACCTGGTACCAAGCATCGTTTTCTTACAGAGTATTTTAAAGTAAGAAACGTCTTTTCCGGATTCGAAAAAGAAATAGAGTTGAAGGAATGTAAGAACTGTGGTTATCCAACGACCCAGGAACTCTGCTCTTTCTGCAAACTCAGAGAGGGGATAATCAGGAAAAGAAATGAAAAAGAACGTTGA
- a CDS encoding FtsW/RodA/SpoVE family cell cycle protein — MKKNVEFILPINLILLMLFGMITIFSATYGSKFADLFYRQLFWDILALSVFFVTSRVSFRFWKSVTFWLVLFSLLFLVMVLMLPPVSGSRRWINLGIASFQPSEIAKFVIILFLAKVYSESKKGILTGLFVTGLTAFLIYKEPDLGMTLMIMGIWFFMTFASRKYDKLILLVLIAGLVILPLFMVFGLEEYQMNRILSFLNPEKYVSSSAYNTVQAIRAIGSGGLTGEGLLLGIMNRYGYVPADHTDFIFSVVGEEFGLVGTLALLLLYSVLMLRLWKASKKAPDSFSFLLTVGIMTTFLIHIVENIGMNLGLLPVTGIPLPFMSYGGSSVMIFAAQLGMLFRLLSINVELKSKANEL; from the coding sequence ATGAAAAAGAACGTTGAGTTCATCCTGCCGATAAATTTAATACTCCTCATGTTGTTTGGTATGATTACCATATTTAGCGCTACATATGGTAGTAAATTTGCTGACCTCTTTTACAGGCAGCTCTTCTGGGACATTTTGGCATTGTCAGTATTCTTTGTGACTTCGAGAGTGAGTTTCAGATTCTGGAAATCCGTCACTTTCTGGCTGGTTTTATTCTCTCTCCTTTTTTTGGTAATGGTTCTGATGCTACCGCCTGTTTCCGGTTCGAGACGCTGGATAAATCTCGGCATTGCTAGTTTCCAGCCATCTGAAATCGCAAAATTTGTTATAATCCTGTTTCTCGCTAAGGTATATTCGGAGTCGAAAAAGGGAATTCTGACCGGACTCTTCGTTACAGGATTGACAGCTTTTCTGATCTATAAAGAACCTGATCTGGGAATGACTCTCATGATCATGGGAATCTGGTTTTTCATGACCTTTGCCAGCCGAAAATACGACAAGCTGATTCTTCTCGTGCTGATCGCGGGGTTGGTAATTTTGCCTTTGTTCATGGTGTTTGGTCTAGAAGAGTACCAGATGAATAGAATCTTAAGTTTCCTGAACCCCGAAAAGTATGTCTCCAGTTCGGCTTACAACACAGTGCAGGCGATAAGAGCTATAGGATCGGGCGGTCTTACAGGGGAAGGACTGCTCCTCGGAATTATGAATAGGTACGGCTACGTCCCCGCTGACCACACAGATTTCATCTTTTCAGTTGTGGGCGAAGAGTTCGGACTTGTTGGCACTCTTGCACTTCTTCTACTTTATTCAGTGCTGATGTTGAGATTGTGGAAGGCTTCGAAAAAAGCCCCCGATTCATTCTCATTTCTTCTCACTGTGGGAATAATGACCACTTTCTTAATACATATCGTTGAAAACATTGGAATGAACCTTGGATTGCTGCCTGTGACAGGAATTCCTTTGCCTTTTATGAGTTATGGAGGCAGTTCCGTAATGATATTCGCAGCTCAGCTTGGAATGCTGTTCAGGCTGCTATCTATCAATGTTGAGCTTAAATCGAAAGCCAATGAGCTATAA